From Acidothermus cellulolyticus 11B, a single genomic window includes:
- a CDS encoding TIGR01777 family oxidoreductase, whose product MRVLVSGASGLIGSALVRSLRADGVSVQRLVRRAVQQADEVGWDPQAGRGPDPKVVDGVDAVVHLSGAGLGDRFWTTSYKREIRASRVETTRILAETLAGLAAPPRVFLVASAIGWYGDTGDRETDENGPPGSDFLANVCREWEEAAAPARLAGIRTVHVRSGIVLSTRGGALARVLPLFRLGLGARLGTGRQWVSWIARPDHVAALRFLLDSDLSGPVNLTAPQPVTNAEYTAAIARAVRRPALLSVPAPALRLLLGEMAQLLLVSQRVIPRRLLDAGFTFGYPDVESAVRELVASGS is encoded by the coding sequence ATGAGAGTCCTTGTCTCCGGCGCCTCCGGGCTCATCGGCTCGGCACTGGTCCGGTCGTTGCGCGCCGACGGCGTCAGCGTGCAGCGTCTGGTACGCCGGGCTGTTCAGCAGGCTGACGAGGTCGGTTGGGACCCGCAGGCCGGCCGCGGTCCGGACCCGAAAGTCGTGGACGGCGTCGACGCCGTTGTGCACCTGTCAGGCGCGGGGCTCGGCGACCGATTCTGGACGACGTCCTACAAACGCGAAATCCGCGCGAGCCGCGTCGAGACCACCCGGATATTGGCGGAGACGTTAGCCGGGCTGGCTGCACCGCCGCGGGTTTTCCTTGTCGCGTCGGCCATCGGCTGGTATGGCGACACCGGGGACCGGGAGACTGACGAGAACGGCCCGCCGGGCTCGGATTTTCTTGCCAACGTCTGCCGCGAATGGGAGGAGGCCGCGGCCCCCGCGCGGCTCGCCGGTATCCGGACGGTGCACGTCCGCAGCGGGATCGTGCTCTCCACCCGTGGCGGGGCACTGGCGCGTGTTCTCCCGCTCTTCCGGCTCGGGCTCGGCGCCCGGCTCGGGACCGGCCGGCAGTGGGTGAGCTGGATCGCCCGGCCCGACCACGTCGCCGCGCTGCGTTTTCTTCTGGATTCCGACCTGTCGGGGCCGGTGAATCTGACCGCACCCCAGCCGGTGACGAACGCCGAGTACACCGCGGCGATTGCCCGGGCGGTGCGCCGTCCTGCTCTTCTTTCGGTTCCCGCGCCGGCGTTGCGCCTCCTGCTCGGCGAGATGGCCCAGCTTCTGCTCGTGAGTCAGCGGGTCATTCCCCGCCGGCTGCTCGATGCCGGGTTCACATTTGGTTACCCGGACGTCGAATCCGCGGTCCGCGAGTTGGTCGCCTCCGGTTCCTGA
- a CDS encoding serine/threonine-protein kinase, with product MRLGESLNDETSHDVGALPPRLAGYDVSELVAIGRYAAVWRARTAVGDRSVALKRPHATREAAARVVHEAAILRAARHDHVVAFLGLEREPWRQPAPGLPCQCPVLVTEYAEGGTLAELLANRIRLSPAEVVTLGVPIARALDLLRRRGIRHGDLRPANIAFTADGKPLLIDFGHARWCDAPQRRGRRGERRPGVAGPDPDDVRAFLDLLRLALIGAPPPEPSPPLGVLAGDIPEPLSRLLELAAATDPTTLGLETFARELLAACTPAPITLVSRTAASRSVSPTPEEAGEAASAGASVAPSPGRRSHWAVKLAGAHRRRRSSPVRLSSTRTGVVVGAIAVLAVAALAALALVRTGHATARPAQLEPADAVAATPQESGHDPARGSPEGPSVSAPSDGIPARQPADARGTPDWPGVVAELYARRAHALINRDPALLATVYTPTSPLAAADGETVAGLRAVGARVEGFAPRVLSVDVIQADRTTAVLRVTDQLPPYGVATSGGRQANPGRGPVTRLITLRYVDGEWLIDAIDLAAPVNGPTGSS from the coding sequence ATGCGCCTCGGTGAGTCCTTAAACGACGAAACGAGTCACGACGTCGGTGCGCTGCCGCCGCGGTTGGCCGGGTACGACGTCAGCGAGCTGGTCGCGATCGGTCGATACGCCGCCGTCTGGCGGGCGCGTACCGCCGTGGGCGACCGGAGTGTTGCGCTCAAGCGACCGCACGCCACCCGCGAGGCGGCAGCCCGCGTTGTCCACGAAGCGGCGATCCTGCGCGCTGCCCGCCACGACCACGTCGTCGCATTCCTCGGCCTGGAACGGGAACCTTGGCGGCAGCCTGCACCCGGCCTGCCGTGCCAGTGCCCGGTGCTCGTGACCGAGTACGCCGAGGGCGGCACCCTGGCCGAGCTGCTGGCGAACCGGATCCGGCTCTCCCCGGCAGAGGTGGTGACCCTCGGTGTGCCGATTGCCCGAGCGCTCGACTTGCTGCGCCGCCGCGGCATCCGGCACGGCGACCTGCGTCCGGCGAACATCGCCTTCACCGCCGACGGCAAGCCCCTGCTCATCGACTTCGGTCATGCGCGGTGGTGCGATGCGCCACAGCGCCGCGGCAGGCGGGGAGAGCGTCGTCCGGGCGTCGCCGGCCCAGATCCCGACGACGTTCGCGCCTTCCTCGATCTGCTGAGGCTCGCGCTGATTGGCGCGCCGCCACCGGAGCCATCGCCGCCCCTCGGCGTGCTGGCCGGGGACATTCCCGAGCCGCTGAGCCGACTTCTGGAGCTGGCCGCCGCCACCGATCCGACCACTCTGGGGCTCGAGACATTCGCTCGTGAACTGCTCGCCGCCTGCACACCCGCGCCGATCACGCTGGTCTCCCGAACGGCGGCGTCGCGCAGCGTCTCGCCGACACCTGAGGAGGCCGGCGAAGCGGCGTCAGCCGGAGCGTCCGTCGCGCCGTCGCCCGGCCGCCGATCACACTGGGCGGTGAAGCTGGCCGGCGCGCATCGGAGGCGCCGGTCTTCTCCCGTCCGTCTGTCATCCACCCGCACAGGCGTGGTGGTGGGCGCTATTGCCGTGCTGGCGGTGGCAGCGCTTGCCGCCTTGGCGCTGGTCCGCACCGGGCATGCCACCGCACGCCCGGCCCAGCTGGAGCCTGCCGACGCGGTGGCCGCGACACCGCAGGAGTCGGGGCACGATCCGGCCCGCGGTTCACCCGAGGGCCCGTCGGTGTCGGCACCGTCCGACGGAATCCCGGCGCGTCAGCCGGCGGACGCCCGAGGTACGCCGGATTGGCCGGGCGTTGTCGCCGAGTTGTACGCACGCCGTGCCCATGCATTGATCAACCGGGATCCCGCGCTGCTTGCCACGGTGTACACACCGACGTCTCCATTGGCGGCCGCAGATGGCGAGACAGTGGCGGGTCTTCGAGCGGTCGGCGCCCGCGTCGAGGGGTTCGCACCTCGCGTCCTCTCCGTGGATGTGATCCAGGCCGATCGGACGACCGCGGTGCTCCGGGTGACCGATCAATTGCCGCCGTACGGCGTGGCGACCAGCGGTGGCCGCCAGGCCAATCCGGGACGCGGCCCGGTGACCCGTCTCATCACCCTCCGCTACGTCGACGGCGAATGGCTGATCGACGCCATCGACTTGGCGGCACCCGTGAATGGGCCGACCGGCTCCTCATGA
- the lpdA gene encoding dihydrolipoyl dehydrogenase, which translates to MAEQSDVFDLVILGGGSGGYAAALRAAELGMRVALVEKDKVGGTCLHRGCIPTKALLHAAEIADQAREAATFGVRATFEGIDVDAVHQYKNGVVNRLWRGLQGLIKSRQITYVEGSGRLAAPTAVEVDGRRYEGRHVILATGSQPKSLPGLEIDGERVITSDHALTLDRIPKSVVILGGGVIGVEFASIWRSFGAEVTIVEMLPHLLPTEDEDSSKLLERAFRRRGITFELGARFEAVKTTDTGVTVTLAGGKTLEAEYLLVAVGRGPVSAGLGYEEAGVRMDRGFVTVDEYCRTNVPTISAVGDLIPTLQLAHVGFAEGILVAERLGNLAPVPIDYDGVPRITYSEPEVASVGLTEAAARQKYGEVKTFVYDLAGNGRSQILRTSGAVKVVAVPDGPVVGIHAVGSRVGELIAEAQLIYNWEALPSEVAQLIHPHPTQSEAIGEAHLALAGKPLHVHG; encoded by the coding sequence GTGGCTGAACAGTCCGACGTATTCGACCTGGTCATTCTGGGCGGAGGCAGCGGTGGGTACGCAGCGGCACTGCGCGCCGCGGAGCTCGGCATGCGTGTCGCACTGGTCGAGAAAGACAAGGTAGGCGGCACGTGTCTGCACCGCGGATGCATTCCGACGAAGGCGTTGTTGCACGCCGCGGAAATTGCCGACCAGGCGCGGGAAGCCGCGACTTTCGGTGTGCGGGCCACATTCGAGGGAATTGACGTCGACGCGGTCCACCAGTACAAAAACGGTGTCGTCAACCGGCTGTGGCGGGGTTTGCAGGGCCTCATCAAGAGCCGTCAGATCACCTACGTGGAGGGAAGCGGTCGGCTCGCCGCCCCGACCGCGGTTGAGGTGGACGGCCGGCGTTACGAGGGCCGGCACGTCATCCTGGCCACCGGCTCTCAGCCGAAGAGCCTCCCTGGTTTGGAGATTGACGGCGAACGCGTCATCACCAGCGACCACGCCCTCACCCTCGACCGCATCCCGAAATCTGTCGTTATTCTCGGCGGCGGCGTCATCGGTGTCGAATTCGCCAGTATTTGGCGGTCGTTCGGCGCCGAGGTCACCATCGTGGAAATGTTGCCGCATTTGCTGCCGACCGAAGACGAGGACAGCTCAAAACTTCTGGAGCGTGCGTTCCGGCGCCGCGGCATCACTTTCGAACTCGGGGCACGGTTTGAGGCCGTGAAAACCACGGATACCGGGGTGACGGTCACCCTCGCCGGCGGAAAGACACTGGAAGCTGAATACCTTCTGGTGGCGGTCGGCCGCGGACCGGTTTCCGCCGGCCTCGGCTACGAGGAGGCCGGCGTGCGCATGGATCGCGGATTCGTCACCGTCGACGAGTATTGCCGGACCAACGTCCCGACGATCTCCGCCGTGGGTGACCTCATTCCCACCCTCCAGCTTGCGCATGTCGGTTTCGCCGAAGGGATTCTCGTCGCGGAGCGGCTGGGGAATCTCGCACCGGTGCCGATCGACTACGACGGCGTTCCCCGTATCACGTACTCCGAGCCCGAGGTCGCATCGGTGGGGCTCACCGAGGCTGCGGCACGGCAGAAATACGGCGAGGTCAAGACGTTCGTCTACGATCTGGCCGGGAACGGGCGCAGCCAGATCCTGCGGACCTCCGGCGCCGTCAAAGTCGTCGCCGTACCGGATGGACCCGTGGTCGGCATCCACGCGGTCGGTTCCCGGGTTGGTGAGCTCATCGCCGAAGCCCAGCTCATTTACAACTGGGAAGCGCTGCCCAGCGAGGTCGCCCAGCTCATTCATCCGCATCCGACGCAGAGCGAGGCGATCGGTGAGGCGCATCTTGCGCTGGCTGGGAAACCGTTGCATGTGCACGGGTGA
- a CDS encoding CPBP family intramembrane glutamic endopeptidase, which produces MARRLASRWKNERVDVTHPPHPGRSHQAASGDPTLTVATAAPSVATGATRRVLRAEVWLVFALSLGASGVGALLSLIDDLTKRRPLAVQHAVLNGSVTPDRPWLDLAFQLFGIATGLVPVFLVAHFLHRNRESLGTLGIDRRRLGWDVGWGAGLAAGVGGAGLALYIAAHAAGINLVVVPTTLGPHWWRIPVLLASAAQNGIYEETLVSGYLLHRLRQFGWRDGPSLGLAAVLRGSYHLYQGFGGFLGNFAMGLIFGRVYQRTGRTLPLIIAHALMDAATFVGYIYLAGKVSWLPR; this is translated from the coding sequence ATGGCGCGACGCCTCGCGAGTCGCTGGAAAAATGAACGAGTGGACGTCACCCACCCGCCACACCCCGGCCGATCCCATCAGGCGGCGTCCGGTGACCCGACCCTGACGGTCGCGACGGCGGCCCCATCCGTCGCCACGGGAGCCACCCGACGGGTCCTGCGCGCCGAAGTCTGGCTCGTCTTCGCGCTCAGCCTGGGTGCGAGCGGCGTCGGCGCCCTGCTCAGTCTGATCGACGATCTGACCAAGCGGCGTCCATTGGCCGTGCAGCATGCTGTCCTCAACGGCTCGGTCACCCCGGATCGGCCGTGGTTGGACCTGGCATTCCAGCTTTTTGGCATCGCCACCGGGCTCGTCCCGGTCTTTCTCGTCGCCCACTTTCTGCACCGCAACCGGGAATCCCTGGGCACCCTCGGCATCGACCGGCGTCGTCTCGGTTGGGACGTCGGTTGGGGTGCCGGGCTCGCCGCCGGCGTCGGCGGTGCCGGGCTCGCTCTGTACATCGCGGCGCACGCCGCCGGCATCAATCTGGTCGTCGTACCGACGACGCTCGGGCCGCACTGGTGGCGAATTCCTGTGTTACTGGCATCCGCCGCGCAGAACGGCATCTACGAAGAAACCCTCGTCAGCGGATATCTCCTGCACCGATTACGGCAATTCGGCTGGCGGGACGGGCCGTCGCTCGGACTGGCGGCGGTGCTTCGCGGTTCGTACCACCTCTATCAAGGATTCGGCGGATTTCTCGGGAATTTCGCGATGGGTCTCATTTTCGGCCGGGTCTATCAACGGACCGGGCGCACCCTGCCGCTGATAATCGCCCATGCGCTAATGGACGCCGCTACCTTCGTCGGCTACATTTACCTGGCCGGCAAGGTGTCGTGGCTGCCGCGCTGA
- a CDS encoding 2-oxo acid dehydrogenase subunit E2, translating to MPVVVTMPRLGESVTEGTVTRWLKKAGDRVVADEPLVEVSTDKVDTEIPAPASGVLREIRVREDETVQVGAELAVIDDADGAAAPPPEAATAAAPAPPAASTPDAAAAAPGAVTAPAPVPSAAPPGAMTGPAPAAAEASAPTPAAVPAEAPPPAAPPEIPSQPGAAAAAPPEPTEAPSAETPYVTPLVRRLAAEHGVDLTRLTGTGVGGRIRKQDVLAAAEARYAKQPVQSATAPQLRGRTEPLSRLRAVIAARAVESLRTSAQLTAVVEADVTKIARLRDAVKKDFEAREGVRLSFFPFFALAAIEALKQHPKLNASIDTDAGTVTYHDIENLGIAVDTERGLLFPVIHNAGDLSLAGLAKRVADLAERARAGRVTPDELTGGTFTLTNAGRHGVLFDTPILVPPQVGVLGIGAVVKRPVVVDDPELGETIAIRSIVHLALTYDQRLVDGGEAAAFLATVRARLEEGRFEPDVGH from the coding sequence ATGCCGGTCGTCGTCACCATGCCCCGCCTTGGCGAGAGCGTCACGGAAGGCACTGTCACCCGCTGGCTGAAGAAGGCCGGTGACCGCGTCGTCGCCGACGAACCCCTCGTCGAAGTCTCGACCGACAAAGTGGACACCGAAATTCCCGCGCCGGCATCCGGTGTGCTCCGCGAAATCCGGGTCCGCGAAGACGAAACCGTGCAGGTCGGCGCCGAACTTGCCGTCATCGATGACGCGGACGGCGCGGCCGCTCCCCCGCCCGAGGCCGCTACAGCCGCTGCTCCCGCGCCGCCGGCAGCCTCCACGCCGGACGCAGCCGCCGCTGCACCGGGCGCCGTGACAGCTCCGGCTCCCGTCCCGTCTGCCGCTCCCCCAGGCGCTATGACCGGGCCGGCTCCGGCTGCGGCGGAAGCCTCGGCCCCGACCCCGGCCGCGGTCCCGGCCGAGGCACCGCCCCCGGCGGCACCCCCGGAAATCCCCAGCCAGCCCGGGGCGGCCGCCGCTGCACCACCCGAGCCGACCGAAGCGCCCAGCGCCGAGACCCCTTATGTCACACCGTTGGTTCGGCGCCTGGCGGCCGAACACGGTGTTGACTTGACCCGCCTGACCGGGACCGGGGTCGGCGGTCGAATCCGCAAGCAGGATGTACTGGCGGCCGCAGAGGCGCGGTATGCGAAGCAACCCGTCCAATCCGCGACGGCGCCGCAGCTGCGCGGCCGAACCGAACCGCTGTCGCGGTTGCGCGCCGTCATTGCCGCCCGCGCGGTCGAATCGTTGCGGACATCCGCTCAACTCACCGCGGTCGTCGAAGCCGATGTCACGAAAATTGCCAGGCTTCGCGACGCGGTGAAGAAGGATTTCGAAGCACGGGAAGGCGTCCGGTTATCCTTCTTCCCGTTTTTCGCCCTTGCGGCAATTGAAGCGCTCAAGCAGCATCCGAAACTCAACGCAAGCATTGACACGGACGCAGGCACCGTCACCTACCACGACATCGAGAATCTCGGCATCGCGGTGGACACCGAACGCGGCCTGCTGTTCCCGGTCATCCACAACGCCGGCGACCTGAGCCTTGCCGGGTTGGCGAAACGAGTCGCGGATCTCGCCGAACGGGCCCGCGCCGGACGGGTCACGCCGGACGAGCTCACCGGCGGCACGTTCACACTGACGAATGCCGGCCGGCATGGGGTTCTGTTCGACACACCGATTCTCGTGCCGCCGCAGGTCGGCGTGCTGGGCATCGGCGCGGTCGTCAAACGCCCGGTTGTCGTCGACGATCCCGAACTTGGGGAGACCATCGCGATTCGGTCCATCGTCCACCTCGCCCTCACGTACGATCAGCGGTTGGTCGACGGCGGGGAGGCTGCAGCTTTTCTCGCCACCGTCCGGGCACGGCTCGAAGAGGGCCGATTCGAGCCGGACGTCGGACACTGA
- a CDS encoding leucyl aminopeptidase has product MPRLRFFTAPPDQLRVDAVVVGAQRTSAGRLVVVGGPEPPHAAEIATALGRIGATGRLGECLRLPAPARYTAPLLVVVGLGDRTRQGVSVETLRQAAGAAVRDLPVRSVALALPDGDADHSASVAAIAEGALLGAYTFDRYRAQRRPSPEIILLPGGSSGSVRRAVARAELLASAVNRARDWVNTPPADLFPQRFAELVDAEAAELGLDVTVLDERALRQGGYGGLIGVGQGSIHPPRLVRLEYRHPRARRRIALAGKGITFDSGGLSLKPSALVPANASMPVMKSDMAGAAAVAAATLAVARLNVPAHVVAWLPLAENMPSGSAQRPSDVLRTYGGTTVEVLNTDAEGRLVLADALARASEEQPDVIVDIATLTGAQITALGTRVGAVMANDDPTRDALLAAAAAAGEALWPMPLPRELRKALESPVADIANMGEPLGGMLTAGVFLAEFVGRRNDGPIPWAHLDIAGPAFNTGEPFGYTPRGGTGFGVRTLVRFVERVVSAAEDGSARPAGHRRLGEPAARRPGASARSPARVRG; this is encoded by the coding sequence GTGCCCCGGTTGCGCTTTTTCACCGCCCCACCCGATCAGCTTCGCGTCGATGCGGTCGTCGTGGGTGCGCAGCGGACGTCGGCGGGCCGCTTGGTGGTCGTCGGCGGTCCGGAGCCGCCCCACGCCGCCGAGATTGCCACGGCGCTTGGCCGGATCGGCGCAACAGGCCGGCTTGGGGAATGTCTCCGGCTGCCGGCCCCTGCCCGTTACACGGCGCCGCTGCTGGTCGTCGTCGGGCTGGGTGATCGCACCCGTCAAGGCGTTAGCGTTGAGACCCTTCGCCAAGCCGCCGGGGCTGCCGTGCGTGATCTGCCGGTCCGCTCGGTGGCGCTCGCGCTGCCGGACGGCGACGCCGACCACTCGGCGTCCGTCGCCGCCATTGCCGAAGGCGCACTCCTCGGCGCGTACACGTTCGACCGCTACCGCGCGCAACGGCGCCCGAGCCCGGAGATCATCCTGCTGCCAGGCGGGTCCAGCGGCTCGGTACGGCGCGCCGTCGCCCGCGCGGAACTGCTCGCGAGCGCGGTCAACCGGGCCCGGGACTGGGTGAACACACCGCCGGCGGATCTCTTTCCGCAGCGTTTCGCGGAGCTGGTCGACGCCGAAGCGGCCGAGCTCGGCCTCGACGTCACGGTGCTCGACGAGCGCGCTCTCCGTCAAGGCGGTTACGGCGGCCTCATCGGGGTGGGCCAGGGATCGATTCACCCGCCGCGATTGGTCCGGCTTGAATACCGGCATCCACGCGCCCGCCGTCGCATTGCCCTCGCCGGAAAGGGAATCACGTTCGATTCCGGCGGCCTGTCGCTCAAACCGTCGGCGCTGGTGCCGGCAAACGCCTCGATGCCGGTGATGAAATCCGACATGGCCGGCGCGGCCGCCGTCGCCGCCGCCACCCTGGCTGTCGCCCGGCTGAACGTGCCCGCGCACGTGGTCGCGTGGCTGCCGCTTGCCGAGAACATGCCGTCCGGTTCAGCACAACGACCGTCGGACGTGTTGCGGACCTACGGCGGGACCACGGTCGAGGTGCTCAATACCGACGCGGAAGGCCGGCTGGTGCTGGCTGACGCCCTGGCGCGGGCGAGCGAGGAGCAGCCGGATGTCATCGTCGACATCGCCACGCTGACCGGCGCGCAGATTACCGCCCTTGGCACGAGGGTCGGTGCGGTGATGGCGAATGACGATCCGACCCGCGACGCACTCCTTGCCGCAGCGGCCGCTGCGGGAGAAGCACTCTGGCCGATGCCGCTCCCCCGCGAACTGCGCAAGGCGTTGGAATCACCGGTGGCAGACATCGCGAATATGGGCGAGCCGCTGGGCGGGATGCTGACCGCCGGGGTTTTTCTCGCGGAATTTGTTGGACGACGCAACGACGGCCCGATCCCCTGGGCGCATCTGGACATCGCCGGGCCCGCGTTCAACACGGGTGAGCCGTTTGGTTATACGCCAAGAGGCGGCACGGGTTTCGGGGTGCGCACCTTGGTGCGTTTCGTCGAACGTGTGGTTTCGGCCGCCGAGGACGGTTCCGCCCGGCCGGCCGGTCATCGGCGGCTGGGCGAGCCGGCGGCCCGGCGTCCAGGTGCCTCCGCTCGGTCTCCTGCGCGCGTGCGAGGATGA
- a CDS encoding adenosylcobinamide-GDP ribazoletransferase, translated as MTARSPGGLRLAVSLLTAIPAGRVPPPDRRQVRAAMAWAPVVGLMVAAVGAMVLLAARVAFTSPIHDLPGAGTSVETATLASALAIAATALVSGGLHLDGFADTVDGWASRAPRDRTLEIMADARLGSLGAAALILVLVIEIAALTLGVRAHHGTQSLVISVVSGRVAMLWGCTPRTPAARPTGLGAMAAGSVPKWTAVGWTAALVVAAAAFGRWDPEAGSSFAAVRAAGAVVTAVASGWVIRRWAVRRLGGVTGDVLGAISEVATVAALLILDVRHP; from the coding sequence GTGACCGCCCGATCACCCGGCGGATTGCGGCTCGCCGTCAGCCTGCTCACCGCCATCCCGGCCGGCCGGGTTCCGCCACCCGACCGGCGGCAGGTCCGCGCCGCCATGGCCTGGGCCCCTGTGGTCGGACTGATGGTCGCCGCAGTCGGCGCGATGGTCCTGCTGGCAGCCCGGGTCGCGTTCACAAGCCCGATCCACGACCTGCCCGGGGCGGGAACGTCGGTCGAGACGGCCACCTTGGCGTCCGCTCTCGCCATAGCCGCGACTGCGCTGGTCAGCGGAGGATTGCACCTCGACGGCTTCGCGGACACCGTCGACGGCTGGGCAAGCCGGGCCCCTCGCGACCGGACCCTGGAGATCATGGCCGATGCCCGCCTGGGGTCACTCGGTGCTGCCGCGCTGATCCTCGTGCTCGTGATCGAGATCGCCGCGCTCACGCTGGGGGTGCGGGCCCACCACGGCACCCAATCGCTCGTGATCTCCGTGGTCAGCGGCCGGGTGGCGATGCTCTGGGGGTGTACGCCGCGCACGCCGGCCGCCCGTCCCACCGGATTGGGCGCGATGGCGGCCGGCAGCGTCCCGAAGTGGACGGCAGTCGGCTGGACGGCCGCTCTGGTCGTTGCTGCTGCGGCCTTCGGGCGCTGGGATCCGGAAGCCGGCTCGTCCTTTGCGGCGGTCCGCGCCGCCGGCGCGGTGGTGACTGCTGTCGCGTCCGGCTGGGTGATCCGCCGCTGGGCGGTACGGCGGCTTGGCGGGGTGACCGGTGACGTTCTCGGCGCCATCAGCGAGGTGGCCACGGTGGCCGCCCTGCTGATCCTGGACGTCCGCCACCCCTAG
- a CDS encoding GGDEF domain-containing protein, which translates to MKQFSDDGARSWLSLLRQRGDYGASPIRGGGDRAAAALWGALLFGVGGLAALSVTVVPYWPEAHPRVYQALGLGLLAVAGVLVGIRHHTGRVLRHGLLGVGVGAVTVAVWAAGPAPQSVLPALFYAFPAVYACLYLPRRVAFGYLVAIAAAYLGALALHWRAPMGAQWAITVAAFGVPLLIIVTLIDRLSVQAWYDALTGLPNRRLADFLLAAEMAAAGRHGRPLTIAVCDLDELKRINDTRGHRAGDQLLARAGRTWAATLRAGDLLARTGGDEFLLVLPSTTADQAAQVIERMRAAAPDITFTAGIATWDGREPDYRLVHRADAALYAAKAERRGTTGIASAGGVSTVIRL; encoded by the coding sequence GTGAAGCAGTTCTCCGATGACGGCGCTCGATCCTGGCTGTCGCTTCTTCGGCAGCGCGGTGATTACGGCGCGTCGCCGATCCGCGGCGGCGGTGACCGTGCCGCGGCCGCGCTCTGGGGAGCCTTGCTCTTCGGCGTCGGCGGGCTCGCGGCGCTCTCGGTCACGGTGGTTCCGTACTGGCCGGAGGCTCATCCGCGGGTGTACCAGGCGCTCGGCCTCGGACTCCTCGCGGTGGCCGGCGTTCTCGTCGGCATCCGCCACCACACGGGCCGGGTACTCCGCCACGGGCTGCTCGGCGTCGGCGTCGGCGCCGTCACCGTCGCGGTCTGGGCGGCGGGTCCCGCCCCGCAGTCCGTGCTTCCCGCGCTGTTTTACGCCTTTCCTGCGGTCTACGCGTGCCTTTATCTGCCGAGACGCGTCGCGTTCGGCTACTTGGTCGCCATCGCCGCCGCCTACCTCGGCGCGCTGGCGCTGCACTGGCGTGCGCCGATGGGCGCGCAGTGGGCCATCACCGTAGCCGCGTTCGGCGTACCTCTGCTCATCATCGTCACGTTGATTGACCGGCTCTCGGTGCAAGCCTGGTACGACGCTCTGACCGGCTTGCCGAACCGCCGGCTCGCCGACTTCCTGCTGGCCGCCGAGATGGCGGCAGCGGGACGGCACGGCCGGCCACTCACGATTGCCGTCTGCGATCTCGATGAGCTCAAGCGGATCAACGACACGCGCGGGCATCGGGCGGGGGACCAATTGCTGGCCCGGGCCGGGCGGACGTGGGCGGCCACGCTGCGCGCCGGTGACCTTCTCGCCCGGACCGGTGGGGACGAATTCCTCCTCGTGCTCCCCTCAACCACGGCGGACCAGGCCGCACAGGTGATCGAGCGGATGCGGGCGGCCGCTCCCGACATCACGTTCACCGCAGGCATCGCTACCTGGGACGGCCGGGAGCCCGACTATCGGCTGGTGCATCGGGCGGACGCCGCGCTGTACGCCGCGAAAGCCGAACGGCGCGGCACCACCGGCATCGCGTCAGCCGGCGGAGTGAGCACCGTCATCCGGTTGTAG
- a CDS encoding shikimate kinase has translation MNRRKPLLSGEGTSVVERIVLVGMMGAGKSTVGRALADRLNWSYLDNDEVVAKLTGLPTRELLAQRGVAGLRAAESRAVDEVLAAPPPLVAGAAAGIVEDEAACARLRAGAYVVYLRARLETLVERVTGTDRPWLGDDPAGALRRLYAGREPRYQQLAHLVVDVDDRSADDVATAIINAAGIGVGR, from the coding sequence GTGAACCGGCGGAAGCCCCTGCTGAGCGGAGAGGGCACGAGCGTGGTCGAACGGATCGTCTTGGTCGGCATGATGGGCGCCGGTAAATCAACCGTCGGCCGGGCACTTGCCGACCGGCTGAACTGGTCGTACCTCGACAACGACGAGGTGGTCGCGAAGCTCACCGGGTTGCCGACCCGCGAGCTCCTTGCCCAGCGGGGTGTCGCGGGGCTGCGCGCCGCCGAGTCCCGGGCCGTCGACGAGGTGCTCGCCGCCCCACCGCCGTTGGTTGCCGGAGCAGCGGCCGGCATTGTCGAAGACGAGGCGGCGTGCGCCCGGCTGCGGGCCGGCGCGTATGTGGTCTACCTGAGGGCCCGGCTCGAGACCCTCGTCGAGCGGGTCACAGGTACCGACCGGCCTTGGCTGGGCGACGATCCGGCTGGTGCGCTACGGCGGCTGTACGCCGGTCGCGAGCCTCGCTACCAACAACTTGCGCACCTCGTGGTCGACGTCGACGACCGGTCCGCCGACGACGTCGCAACAGCGATCATCAACGCGGCTGGGATCGGCGTAGGCCGCTGA